The proteins below come from a single Candidatus Eisenbacteria bacterium genomic window:
- a CDS encoding ACT domain-containing protein yields the protein MIPSTEPPASRLTLRLLPERLAVCRLAPDDSFPAWVLHSEATVWSVTRTPDELSIVCDDGAVPPSVAKVERPWRAFVIEGQVPFETTGVIAGLTAPLAAAGLPVFVLSTFDTDYLLVMERYFERASACLREHFEVR from the coding sequence ATGATCCCCTCGACTGAACCACCTGCGTCGCGGCTCACGCTGCGCCTGCTTCCGGAACGCCTCGCGGTCTGCCGCCTGGCGCCGGACGACTCGTTTCCCGCCTGGGTGCTGCATTCCGAGGCCACCGTGTGGTCGGTCACTCGCACGCCAGACGAGCTTTCGATCGTGTGCGACGACGGAGCGGTGCCACCTTCGGTCGCAAAGGTCGAGCGGCCGTGGCGAGCGTTCGTCATCGAGGGCCAGGTGCCGTTCGAAACCACCGGCGTCATCGCGGGGCTCACGGCACCACTCGCCGCGGCAGGACTGCCGGTGTTCGTGCTCTCGACCTTCGACACCGACTACCTGCTGGTGATGGAGCGTTACTTCGAGCGCGCCTCGGCGTGCCTGCGCGAGCACTTCGAGGTGCGGTAG
- a CDS encoding YajQ family cyclic di-GMP-binding protein, producing the protein MAASNSFDVTTGVDFMEVHNAVDQATKEITQRYDFKGVKVGIELSQKDKNITLIAPDDFKIKAVWDVLQTKIVRRQVPLKNLKPGTIEAAGGSTVRQVIEIQDGLTADMARDVARTLKDAKLKKVQASIQGDTVRVSSPDRDSLQGVIALLKQQDFGVELKFGNYRSN; encoded by the coding sequence ATGGCGGCCAGCAACTCATTCGACGTCACGACCGGCGTCGACTTCATGGAAGTTCACAACGCGGTCGATCAGGCGACCAAAGAGATCACCCAGCGCTACGACTTCAAGGGCGTCAAGGTCGGCATCGAGCTGTCGCAGAAGGACAAGAACATCACCCTGATCGCGCCCGACGACTTCAAGATCAAGGCGGTCTGGGACGTGCTGCAGACCAAGATCGTGAGGCGGCAGGTGCCGCTCAAGAATCTGAAACCCGGCACCATCGAAGCCGCCGGCGGCAGCACGGTGCGGCAGGTGATCGAGATCCAGGATGGCCTCACCGCCGACATGGCCCGAGACGTCGCGCGCACTCTCAAAGACGCGAAGCTCAAGAAGGTTCAGGCGTCGATCCAGGGCGACACGGTGCGCGTCTCGTCGCCCGACCGCGACTCGCTTCAGGGCGTGATCGCGCTTCTCAAGCAGCAGGACTTCGGCGTCGAGCTCAAGTTCGGGAACTACCGCTCGAACTGA
- the atpH gene encoding ATP synthase F1 subunit delta, whose translation MKESSVAGRYARALMLITEKRSETVRSLADLKAVLATLGPETRSGSMLASPLVRLADKRKVLAEVLKPHALPTVVVFVDLLLRKKRLNELPGITQSFEALVEKLQGIRRAQVVSAVPLTPEEIQRLHRELERLTGGKINLATEVDASLVGGAMVRIGDRVIDRSVTTLLQAMEQRLLETSV comes from the coding sequence GTGAAGGAATCCTCGGTCGCCGGCCGCTACGCACGTGCCCTGATGCTGATCACCGAGAAGCGCAGCGAAACGGTGCGCTCGCTCGCGGATCTCAAGGCGGTGCTGGCGACGCTGGGCCCGGAGACCCGGTCGGGCAGCATGCTCGCGAGCCCGCTGGTGCGGCTCGCCGACAAGCGCAAGGTGCTGGCCGAGGTGTTGAAGCCGCATGCGCTGCCGACCGTGGTGGTGTTCGTGGATCTGCTGCTGCGCAAGAAACGCCTCAACGAACTTCCCGGCATCACGCAGAGCTTCGAGGCGCTGGTCGAGAAACTGCAGGGCATCCGCCGCGCGCAGGTCGTGAGTGCGGTGCCGCTGACGCCGGAGGAAATTCAGCGATTGCATCGCGAGCTGGAGCGGCTCACGGGCGGCAAAATAAACCTCGCGACCGAAGTGGACGCATCCCTCGTGGGCGGGGCGATGGTCCGCATTGGTGATCGCGTGATCGACCGCAGTGTCACGACTCTGCTTCAAGCCATGGAACAACGACTGCTCGAGACGTCGGTCTGA
- a CDS encoding NUDIX domain-containing protein produces MSGFEVRHVEIHVFRRPLSKSAKTPSGIEFLLLRRAAGQPLPGIWQPITGSLRRGEAAWRGAVREVREETGLTPHRWWALEHLVAFYEPHTDRLEALPIFLAEVGPSDLVTRSREHDAHQFLPPARAGKTVHWQAQRDAMEAIDREVFLHPSFRPTSKVTHPRDITTLIHSTRRKR; encoded by the coding sequence ATGAGCGGATTCGAAGTTCGTCACGTCGAGATTCATGTCTTTCGCCGGCCGCTGTCGAAATCGGCTAAAACGCCATCCGGCATAGAGTTTCTGTTACTTAGAAGGGCTGCCGGGCAGCCTCTGCCTGGCATCTGGCAACCGATCACCGGCTCGCTCCGCCGCGGCGAAGCGGCGTGGCGGGGAGCGGTTCGGGAAGTGCGCGAGGAAACCGGGCTCACGCCTCACCGTTGGTGGGCGCTCGAGCATCTGGTCGCGTTCTATGAGCCGCACACCGATCGGCTCGAGGCGCTGCCGATCTTCCTCGCCGAGGTCGGCCCGAGCGACTTGGTCACCCGCTCGCGCGAACACGACGCGCACCAGTTCCTGCCGCCGGCCCGCGCCGGCAAAACCGTGCACTGGCAGGCGCAGCGCGACGCCATGGAGGCGATCGATCGCGAGGTGTTCTTGCATCCGTCGTTCCGGCCGACTTCGAAGGTCACGCATCCGCGCGACATCACGACCTTGATCCACTCGACCCGGAGGAAGCGCTGA
- a CDS encoding dipeptidase yields MDALTTYLEQNRERFVEDLKECLRIPSVSAQPAHRDDCVRCARFLADHLRSIGMTHAEVVPTAGHPIVYAEWLGAPGAKTVVLYGHYDVQPPEPLELWKTTPFDPEVRDGKLFARGAVDDKGQVYMHLKAIEAHFKVNGKLPVNLKVVIEGEEEVGSEHLDAYLEANKVRLAADVLVVSDTAMRGPDQPALTYGLRGILYTQIEVTGPTHDLHSGHFGGAVQNPANALAMIIAALKDGEGRITVPGFYEQVRALDAAERELLRSTPFDEAGFIAESGSPIAFGERGFSTVERISVRPTLDVNGMWSGYIGEGSKTVLPSFAAAKVSMRLVPDQDPVELFKRFEAYVKKLAPPGVTVKVLDLHGAQPWVTSYDDPMLQCARRALDRAWTKPAVMIREGGSIPVIASFQRIFGIPAILIGFGLDDDNVHAPNEKFSLTSFHGGTRSVAYLYEEIARG; encoded by the coding sequence ATGGACGCCCTCACTACTTATCTCGAACAGAACCGCGAGCGCTTCGTCGAGGATTTGAAGGAATGCCTGCGAATCCCCAGCGTGAGCGCGCAACCGGCGCACCGCGACGATTGCGTGCGCTGCGCCCGTTTCCTGGCCGACCACCTCAGGTCGATCGGCATGACGCACGCCGAGGTGGTTCCGACCGCCGGGCATCCGATCGTCTACGCCGAGTGGCTCGGGGCGCCGGGCGCCAAAACGGTCGTGCTGTACGGCCACTATGACGTTCAGCCACCGGAACCGCTCGAGCTCTGGAAGACCACCCCGTTTGACCCCGAAGTGCGCGACGGCAAGTTGTTCGCGCGCGGCGCGGTCGACGACAAGGGTCAGGTCTACATGCACCTGAAGGCGATCGAGGCTCACTTCAAGGTGAACGGGAAGCTGCCGGTCAACCTGAAGGTCGTGATCGAGGGAGAGGAAGAAGTCGGCAGCGAGCACCTCGATGCCTACCTCGAGGCGAACAAGGTGCGGCTCGCGGCCGATGTGCTGGTGGTGAGCGATACGGCGATGCGCGGCCCCGATCAGCCGGCGCTGACCTACGGGTTGCGCGGCATCCTCTATACCCAGATCGAGGTCACGGGCCCGACGCACGATCTGCACTCCGGACACTTCGGCGGTGCGGTGCAGAATCCCGCCAACGCGCTCGCCATGATCATCGCGGCGCTCAAAGACGGCGAAGGTCGCATCACGGTGCCGGGTTTCTACGAGCAGGTGCGCGCGCTGGACGCGGCCGAGCGCGAACTGCTGCGCTCGACGCCGTTCGATGAGGCGGGCTTCATCGCCGAGAGCGGCTCGCCCATTGCGTTCGGCGAGCGCGGATTCAGCACCGTCGAACGCATCAGCGTGCGCCCGACGCTCGACGTGAACGGCATGTGGAGCGGCTACATCGGCGAAGGCAGCAAGACCGTGCTGCCGTCGTTCGCGGCCGCGAAGGTCTCGATGCGCCTGGTGCCGGACCAGGATCCGGTCGAACTCTTCAAGCGCTTCGAAGCCTACGTGAAGAAGCTCGCCCCGCCCGGCGTGACGGTGAAGGTGCTCGACCTGCACGGCGCTCAGCCGTGGGTCACGTCGTACGACGATCCGATGCTGCAGTGCGCGCGTCGCGCACTCGACCGCGCGTGGACCAAGCCGGCGGTCATGATCCGCGAGGGCGGCTCGATCCCGGTGATCGCGAGCTTCCAGCGCATCTTCGGGATCCCCGCGATCCTGATCGGCTTCGGCCTGGACGACGACAACGTGCACGCTCCGAACGAGAAGTTCTCGCTCACTTCGTTCCACGGCGGCACCCGCAGCGTCGCCTACCTCTATGAGGAGATCGCGCGCGGTTGA
- a CDS encoding S9 family peptidase has protein sequence MTPETASIPDAARAPNATGARRPMREDDLLRFVWVADPQISPDGARVAFTRVWVDRESDDYQTAVWIADAKTGGARALTSGKWDSQPRWSPDGTRLAFVRKTAGDQPPQLHVLPMAGGEAQCLTTLEKGAGAPAWSPDGTRIAFTSGTNPEIDTPEKTKNKPKHEPARIVQKPVFRWNDQGFVDLEHLDQLWVIPAAGGSPRQLTRGEFAAGAPRWSRDGRRVMFAADRRAEPWFGHEEARLYSVSPELESPTTGEALELVADYSGTVIAWAEREDGAIATIGKLLDSSRFASYDQMDVLLSEGASPLRKVRRVNATRDHAMGETLSADQHPPRGGGGVPFAFAENGRVILTLASRHGGAMLVRVDLASGEVRELTPIQRDISVGSATPDGRRWALTVGSPTTPGDLAIFDTANGELRTLYAPNQDWLAEIALGAIEEIWYPSFDGKQIQGWMVRPPDFDPKGSYPLVLEIHGGPHTAYGVAFFHEFQVLAGAGYVVLYTNPRGSTSYGESFADCIQYRYPGDDVQDLLLGVDEVVKRGSIDVKRLGVTGGSGGGLLTNWIIAHDQRFAAAVTQRCVADWISMVYSSDFALFMPYWFRRQPHEDPKEYLDRSPYMMADRIQTPLMVIHSEEDWRTPIGQGETMFRALLQQRKTCVMVRFPGENHELSRSGMPTRRVQNQEHIRAWFDRWLQGKPAPQYGV, from the coding sequence ATGACGCCCGAAACCGCTTCCATTCCCGACGCCGCCCGGGCGCCCAACGCGACCGGCGCTCGCCGTCCGATGCGCGAGGACGATCTGCTGCGCTTCGTGTGGGTCGCCGATCCGCAGATCTCGCCCGATGGCGCGCGTGTCGCGTTCACCCGCGTGTGGGTGGATCGCGAGAGCGACGACTATCAGACCGCGGTGTGGATCGCCGACGCGAAGACCGGCGGCGCGCGAGCACTCACGTCGGGCAAGTGGGACAGCCAGCCGCGCTGGTCGCCCGACGGCACGCGACTCGCGTTCGTGCGCAAGACCGCGGGCGATCAGCCGCCGCAGCTGCACGTGCTGCCGATGGCGGGCGGCGAAGCGCAGTGCCTGACCACGCTCGAAAAGGGCGCCGGTGCACCCGCGTGGTCGCCCGACGGCACGCGCATCGCGTTCACGAGCGGAACGAACCCCGAGATCGACACGCCCGAGAAGACCAAGAACAAGCCCAAGCACGAGCCGGCCCGCATCGTTCAGAAGCCGGTGTTCCGCTGGAACGATCAGGGCTTCGTCGACTTGGAACACCTCGACCAGTTGTGGGTGATCCCCGCCGCCGGCGGATCGCCGCGACAGCTCACGCGCGGCGAGTTCGCGGCGGGCGCTCCGCGCTGGTCCCGCGATGGTCGCCGCGTGATGTTCGCGGCCGATCGTCGCGCCGAGCCGTGGTTCGGGCACGAGGAGGCGCGCCTCTACTCGGTGTCGCCGGAACTCGAGTCACCGACGACGGGCGAGGCGCTCGAGCTGGTTGCGGACTACTCGGGCACGGTGATCGCGTGGGCCGAGCGCGAGGACGGCGCGATCGCAACCATCGGCAAGCTGCTCGACTCGTCACGCTTCGCGAGCTACGACCAGATGGACGTGCTGCTCTCCGAGGGTGCGTCGCCATTGCGCAAGGTGCGGCGCGTCAACGCGACCCGCGACCACGCCATGGGGGAAACGCTGTCCGCGGATCAGCATCCGCCGCGTGGCGGCGGCGGGGTTCCGTTCGCGTTCGCCGAGAACGGTCGCGTGATCCTGACCCTCGCTTCGCGACACGGTGGCGCCATGCTGGTGCGCGTCGATCTGGCGAGCGGCGAAGTGCGCGAGCTGACGCCGATTCAGCGCGACATCTCGGTTGGTAGCGCGACCCCCGACGGCCGGCGCTGGGCGCTCACGGTCGGCAGCCCGACGACGCCGGGCGACCTTGCGATCTTCGACACCGCCAACGGCGAGCTGCGCACGCTCTATGCGCCGAACCAGGACTGGCTCGCCGAGATCGCGCTCGGCGCGATCGAAGAGATCTGGTACCCGAGCTTCGACGGCAAGCAGATCCAGGGCTGGATGGTGCGTCCACCGGATTTCGATCCGAAGGGCAGTTACCCGCTGGTGCTCGAAATTCACGGCGGTCCGCACACCGCCTACGGCGTCGCGTTCTTCCACGAGTTCCAGGTGCTGGCGGGTGCCGGCTACGTGGTGCTCTACACCAATCCGCGCGGCAGCACGTCCTATGGCGAATCATTCGCCGACTGCATCCAGTACCGCTACCCGGGCGACGACGTGCAGGATCTGCTGCTGGGCGTTGACGAAGTGGTGAAGCGCGGCTCGATCGACGTGAAGCGACTCGGCGTGACCGGCGGGAGCGGTGGCGGGCTGCTGACCAACTGGATCATCGCGCACGACCAGCGCTTCGCGGCCGCCGTCACCCAGCGGTGCGTGGCGGACTGGATCTCGATGGTCTACAGCAGCGACTTCGCGCTGTTCATGCCGTACTGGTTCAGGCGCCAGCCGCACGAGGACCCGAAGGAGTATCTCGACCGCTCGCCCTACATGATGGCCGACCGCATCCAGACGCCGCTCATGGTGATCCACAGCGAGGAAGACTGGCGCACGCCGATCGGGCAGGGGGAGACCATGTTCCGGGCACTCCTTCAGCAACGTAAGACCTGCGTGATGGTGCGGTTCCCGGGCGAGAACCACGAGCTGTCGCGTAGCGGCATGCCTACTCGGCGGGTGCAGAACCAGGAGCACATCCGGGCGTGGTTCGACCGCTGGCTCCAGGGCAAGCCGGCACCTCAGTACGGGGTCTGA
- a CDS encoding SRPBCC family protein produces the protein MRMHRLETLQIFPRGVDEVFAFFADARNLERITPEFLRFRIVTPQPISMGVGTEITYALSLHGFPMRWVSRIDAWEPGRRFVDRQLSGPYARWVHEHTFEPVPGGTRVADRVDYALPLDPLSRPLHDRFVRPDVERIFAHRHRVLAEHFGTPLRTARRAPAVALSPR, from the coding sequence ATGCGAATGCATCGGCTCGAAACGCTCCAGATCTTTCCGCGCGGCGTCGACGAAGTGTTCGCGTTCTTCGCGGATGCCCGCAACCTCGAGCGCATCACGCCCGAGTTCTTGCGCTTTCGCATCGTGACGCCGCAGCCGATCTCGATGGGAGTCGGCACCGAGATCACCTACGCGCTGAGCCTTCATGGCTTCCCAATGCGCTGGGTGTCGCGCATCGATGCATGGGAGCCGGGCCGCCGTTTCGTCGATCGGCAGCTTTCGGGGCCCTACGCGCGCTGGGTCCACGAACACACCTTCGAGCCCGTGCCGGGTGGTACCCGCGTCGCCGATCGAGTCGATTACGCGTTGCCTCTCGATCCGCTGTCGCGGCCGCTGCACGACCGATTCGTGCGCCCCGACGTGGAGCGCATCTTCGCGCACCGGCATCGGGTGCTCGCCGAGCACTTCGGCACACCGCTGCGCACCGCAAGGCGTGCGCCGGCCGTGGCGTTGTCGCCCCGCTAG
- a CDS encoding ATP synthase F0 subunit C, producing MDFQTALGFALPLGIGVAAIGSGIGLGMIGNGAMQAIGRQPEATARIQLAMIIIGAFAEALTIYAFVTMFILSSKIGG from the coding sequence ATGGATTTTCAGACCGCACTCGGATTTGCGCTTCCCCTCGGCATTGGCGTCGCCGCCATCGGTTCGGGGATCGGCCTCGGCATGATCGGCAACGGCGCGATGCAGGCGATCGGCCGTCAGCCCGAAGCGACCGCACGCATTCAGCTCGCGATGATCATCATCGGCGCGTTCGCTGAAGCACTCACGATCTACGCGTTCGTGACCATGTTCATCCTCTCGTCGAAGATCGGCGGTTGA
- the atpB gene encoding F0F1 ATP synthase subunit A — protein MGLEFLSRVRRSSLLAAVVVALATAVYVDLRHGIGVAAGTAWCLVNLSLLAHLVRGVSERSSATALRRVVLSMVGTLAWFGAGAWLLVQLPPMALAAGFTLPFVVMVLKAASTMLIESPAWAPMTRGRWVGAVVLAVALGAIALVSRFGPDAPRANAQEHGAHSATTAPPAAHGAPAPGEHAPAPGEHVPAAGPKKFDTVLSVLAKSNHGNAVGRFIHTFEPVLFSGAVAILLCIVMLLAARNYQRIPGPLANVVEMLVEALQNFVVGILGPEHGKRFTPFLGSLFLYIWWMNWFGLVPFMEAPTSNLNVTLALALVVVIYVQYVAVRALGFGGYLHHLAGSPRSAIEWGLVPLMLPIHVIGELAKPVSLSCRLFGNIFGEDMLLVGFTTLGVGVLAATGLPFGLPIQLPFLFLSLMMGTIQALVFTMLSTVYLLLMLPHDDHGHGHEAEAHHAH, from the coding sequence ATGGGCCTCGAATTCCTCAGTCGCGTCCGGCGCAGCTCCCTGCTGGCAGCCGTCGTGGTCGCTCTGGCGACTGCCGTCTACGTGGATCTTCGCCACGGAATCGGCGTGGCCGCCGGTACCGCGTGGTGCCTCGTCAACCTGTCATTGCTCGCGCATCTGGTGCGCGGAGTGTCCGAGCGCTCGAGTGCCACGGCCCTGCGCCGTGTGGTGCTCTCGATGGTCGGGACGCTCGCGTGGTTCGGTGCCGGCGCGTGGCTGCTCGTTCAGCTCCCGCCCATGGCACTCGCGGCCGGCTTCACGCTGCCGTTCGTCGTGATGGTGCTCAAGGCCGCCTCGACGATGCTCATCGAGTCGCCGGCGTGGGCGCCGATGACCCGCGGCCGCTGGGTCGGCGCGGTGGTACTGGCGGTCGCCCTCGGTGCGATCGCATTGGTGTCGCGCTTCGGGCCCGACGCGCCGCGTGCGAATGCGCAGGAGCACGGCGCACACTCGGCCACGACCGCACCGCCGGCCGCGCATGGCGCGCCCGCACCCGGTGAACACGCGCCCGCACCCGGTGAACACGTGCCCGCGGCGGGACCCAAGAAGTTCGACACCGTGCTCAGCGTGCTCGCGAAGTCGAATCACGGCAACGCGGTCGGTCGCTTCATCCACACCTTCGAGCCGGTGCTGTTCTCGGGTGCCGTCGCGATCCTCCTGTGCATCGTGATGCTGCTCGCGGCGCGCAACTACCAGCGCATCCCGGGCCCCCTCGCCAACGTGGTGGAGATGCTGGTCGAGGCGCTGCAGAACTTCGTGGTCGGCATCCTGGGACCCGAGCACGGCAAGCGCTTCACGCCGTTTCTGGGCTCGCTGTTCCTCTACATCTGGTGGATGAACTGGTTCGGACTGGTGCCGTTCATGGAAGCGCCGACTTCGAATCTCAACGTCACGCTGGCGCTCGCGCTGGTGGTGGTGATCTACGTGCAGTACGTCGCGGTCCGCGCCCTCGGGTTCGGCGGCTACCTGCATCACCTCGCGGGCAGCCCGCGCTCGGCGATCGAGTGGGGGCTGGTGCCGCTGATGCTGCCGATCCACGTGATCGGCGAACTCGCCAAGCCGGTCTCGTTGTCGTGCCGACTGTTCGGCAACATCTTCGGCGAGGACATGCTGCTGGTCGGCTTCACGACGCTCGGCGTCGGGGTGCTGGCCGCGACCGGGCTGCCGTTCGGCCTTCCGATCCAGCTGCCGTTCCTGTTTCTGTCGCTCATGATGGGCACCATTCAGGCGCTCGTCTTCACCATGCTCAGCACGGTTTACCTCCTCCTCATGCTGCCGCACGACGATCACGGTCACGGCCATGAGGCGGAAGCTCATCACGCCCACTAA
- a CDS encoding AtpZ/AtpI family protein, producing MKLFTGVRSMKSPGPKDADKAGLRTAGMLLAIPSLLIAAPLVGLFLGRALDRWLNSGLWCTAIGVGLGFFAAGREIYLIIRRVQSEEEGNGRR from the coding sequence GTGAAACTTTTCACCGGGGTGCGCAGCATGAAATCTCCCGGCCCGAAGGACGCGGATAAAGCGGGTCTTCGCACGGCTGGAATGCTGCTCGCCATCCCGTCTCTGCTCATCGCCGCACCCCTCGTTGGTCTCTTCCTGGGCAGGGCGCTGGACCGGTGGCTCAATTCCGGACTGTGGTGCACCGCGATCGGCGTGGGATTGGGCTTCTTCGCCGCCGGGCGCGAGATCTACCTGATCATCCGTCGCGTTCAATCCGAAGAGGAGGGCAATGGTCGCCGCTGA
- a CDS encoding M20/M25/M40 family metallo-hydrolase, whose protein sequence is MADSIDPARVRDLTHRLVASSSVSPDAIAENACGAALRAELASFAETGTWGLADGREITWALVRGGSSRTLVCLGHHDTVAVGEYAALDSAGDARLAFDPERLRERLLTLAAGSSESLPDHLRADLEQERSTPGTWMFGRGALDMKSGLAAGVEALRAYATRDGGPAGSVLFVSCPDEEVHSVGMLAAVPRILELRDAQGLAFEGAINLDYAEEPAIHFGVAGKLLLQLWVLGDPTHASEPFRGVDATQLAAAIVSQLTLDPALADLDADSRGVPPVVLRLRDLKDAYDVQTALEAVAEVNLLTRGRSLSEWIRVLKRSVSETLASHARSMRELAARLAPAERARELATPRVLSYAELAERAGPAARETAERAAADAIARGADVRESTLVRVRTLARLAQLSGPAVVLALAPPYYPAAAAREAPIARIAREVAERHDLAVRGVYPHITDASYVAWRDAPAARLAEWLPALGAEYRLPIDAATALDLNVVTLGPWGRDAHGRFERVHAPHAFATLPAALLELFSRTLDRTVPPTELEPPS, encoded by the coding sequence ATGGCCGACTCCATCGATCCCGCTCGCGTTCGAGACCTCACGCATCGACTGGTGGCAAGCTCGAGCGTGAGTCCGGATGCGATCGCCGAGAACGCGTGCGGCGCGGCGCTGCGCGCCGAACTCGCGAGCTTCGCCGAGACCGGAACATGGGGCCTCGCCGATGGTCGCGAGATCACCTGGGCGCTGGTGCGCGGGGGCTCGTCGCGAACGCTGGTGTGCCTCGGGCACCACGACACCGTGGCGGTGGGCGAATACGCGGCGCTCGATTCGGCCGGCGACGCGCGGCTCGCGTTCGATCCGGAGCGCCTGCGAGAGCGGCTCCTGACGCTCGCGGCCGGGTCCAGCGAGTCGTTGCCCGATCACCTGCGCGCCGACCTCGAGCAGGAGCGCTCGACACCCGGCACCTGGATGTTCGGACGCGGTGCGCTCGACATGAAGAGCGGGCTCGCCGCAGGGGTCGAAGCGCTGAGAGCCTACGCGACGCGTGACGGCGGGCCCGCGGGCAGCGTGCTGTTCGTGAGCTGTCCCGACGAGGAAGTGCACTCGGTCGGCATGCTCGCGGCGGTGCCGCGCATCCTCGAACTGCGCGACGCGCAGGGCCTCGCGTTCGAGGGCGCGATCAATCTGGACTACGCCGAGGAACCCGCGATTCACTTTGGCGTGGCAGGCAAGCTGCTGCTGCAACTCTGGGTGCTCGGCGATCCGACTCACGCAAGCGAGCCGTTTCGCGGCGTCGACGCGACCCAGCTGGCGGCGGCGATCGTGTCGCAACTCACGCTCGACCCGGCGCTCGCCGACCTCGATGCGGATTCCCGCGGCGTGCCGCCGGTGGTGTTGCGCCTGCGCGACTTGAAAGACGCCTACGACGTGCAGACAGCCCTTGAAGCGGTGGCCGAGGTCAACCTGCTCACGCGCGGTCGGTCGCTCTCGGAGTGGATCCGCGTGCTCAAGCGCAGCGTGTCGGAAACACTCGCCTCGCACGCGCGCTCGATGCGCGAGCTGGCTGCGCGACTGGCGCCCGCCGAGCGTGCACGAGAGCTCGCGACGCCGCGCGTGCTCAGCTACGCAGAGCTTGCCGAACGGGCGGGGCCGGCGGCGCGTGAGACGGCCGAGCGTGCGGCGGCCGATGCCATCGCGCGAGGTGCCGACGTTCGCGAATCCACGCTGGTGCGCGTGCGCACGCTGGCGCGGCTCGCTCAGCTCAGTGGTCCGGCGGTGGTGCTGGCGTTGGCGCCGCCCTACTACCCGGCGGCGGCCGCGCGCGAGGCACCCATCGCGCGCATCGCGCGGGAGGTGGCCGAGCGGCACGATCTCGCCGTGCGCGGGGTGTATCCGCATATCACCGACGCGTCCTATGTGGCATGGCGAGATGCCCCGGCCGCACGGCTGGCCGAGTGGCTGCCGGCGCTCGGCGCCGAGTATCGGCTTCCGATCGATGCGGCGACCGCACTCGACCTGAACGTGGTGACGCTGGGGCCCTGGGGGCGCGACGCTCATGGTCGATTCGAACGCGTGCATGCGCCGCATGCATTCGCTACGCTTCCGGCCGCCCTGCTCGAGCTGTTCAGTCGCACGCTCGACCGCACGGTCCCCCCGACCGAATTGGAGCCTCCGTCATGA
- the atpF gene encoding F0F1 ATP synthase subunit B, protein MNGLIDLKLVLTQALGFIVMVWVLSRYAWKPLLAILDKRRADIAAEFGEAERRQAAAEALKARYEGELRGIEAQARQRLQDAVAEGNKVAGEIRSQAQTEAASRLERAQDDISRERERAKEILKEQTISLAMRAAEKILRSKLDEPTHRKLAGDFIDEVGARQ, encoded by the coding sequence ATGAATGGATTGATCGATCTCAAGCTGGTTCTCACCCAGGCCTTAGGCTTCATCGTGATGGTCTGGGTCCTGAGCCGCTATGCGTGGAAGCCGCTGCTCGCGATCCTCGACAAGCGTCGCGCGGACATCGCGGCGGAGTTCGGCGAGGCCGAACGACGTCAGGCGGCGGCCGAGGCGCTCAAGGCCAGGTACGAGGGCGAACTGCGCGGCATCGAAGCGCAGGCGCGCCAGCGCCTGCAGGACGCGGTCGCCGAGGGCAACAAGGTGGCGGGCGAGATCCGCTCGCAGGCCCAGACCGAAGCGGCTTCACGACTCGAGCGCGCGCAGGACGACATCTCGCGCGAGCGCGAGCGGGCCAAGGAAATCCTCAAGGAGCAGACCATCAGCCTCGCGATGCGGGCCGCCGAGAAGATCCTGCGGTCCAAGCTCGATGAGCCGACGCACCGCAAGCTCGCGGGTGACTTCATCGACGAGGTGGGAGCGCGCCAGTGA